In a genomic window of Ipomoea triloba cultivar NCNSP0323 chromosome 3, ASM357664v1:
- the LOC116014091 gene encoding probable isoaspartyl peptidase/L-asparaginase 3, whose protein sequence is MVTVGKHLLIIRLLLFTLLCILAGGSELKKSEQYPLVVSTWPFLEAVRAAWRAADSGLSAIDAVVEGCSACEELRCDGTVGPGGSPDENGETTIDAMVMNGVTMEVGAVAGMRYVKDGIKAARLVMEYSTHTMLVGEKASVFAISMGLPGPTNLSSAESIEKWTKWRENNCQPNFRKNVIPTDKCGPYSPKGFTYQDETKCSVGPNESGSFHIGPNNHDTVSMAVVDKKGQIAVGTSTNGATFKIPGRVGDGPIAGSSAYAISEVGACGATGDGDIMMRFLPCYQVVESMRLGLEPRAAAQDAISRIARKYQDFTGAIFAVNKSGHHAGACYGWTFQYSVMRPGMNDVEVFTVRPETRSVR, encoded by the exons ATGGTGACCGTCGGCAAACATCTTCTGATCATTCGTCTTCTCCTCTTCACACTCCTCTGCATCTTG GCAGGTGGAAGTGAGTTGAAGAAGTCAGAACAGTACCCTTTAGTTGTAAGCACCTGGCCATTCCTGGAAGCTGTTAGAGCTGCCTGGAGGGCTGCTGATAGTGGTTTGTCAGCTATAGATGCAGTGGTGGAAGGTTGTTCAGCTTGCGAGGAATTGCGATGTGATGGTACAG TTGGGCCTGGTGGAAGTCCAGACGAGAACGGAGAAACCACAATTGATGCTATGGTCATGAACGGG GTAACGATGGAAGTTGGAGCTGTTGCTGGAATGAGATATGTGAAAGACGGCATAAAAGCTGCAAGGCTGGTGATGGAGTATAGTACACACACGATGCTCGTTGGGGAGAAGGCTTCGGTCTTTGCCATTTCGATGGGGCTTCCAGGTCCAACGAACCTAAGCTCAGCAGAATCAATAGAAAAATGGACCAAATGGAGAGAAAACAATTGCCAGCCTAATTTTAGGAAAAATGTGATTCCTACAGACAAATGTGGTCCATATAGTCCAAAGGGCTTTACCTACCAGGACGAGACGAAATGTTCAGTTGGACCTAACGAATCGGGATCATTTCATATAGGTCCTAACAACCATGACACGGTATCTATGGCTGTTGTTGATAAA AAAGGACAAATTGCAGTTGGCACCTCTACCAATGGGGCAACATTTAAGATTCCCGGGAG GGTTGGTGATGGACCGATTGCTGGGTCTTCCGCGTATGCCATTTCTGAAGTCGGAGCTTGTGGTGCAACCGGGGATGGTGACATCATGATGCGCTTTCTTCCATG CTATCAAGTGGTTGAGAGCATGAGGCTAGGCCTGGAACCGAGAGCTGCTGCTCAGGATGCAATTTCGCGAATAGCAAGGAAATACCAAGACTTCACGGGGGCCATTTTCGCTGTCAACAAGAGTGGCCATCATGCAGGCGCGTGCTATGGATGGACTTTTCAGTACTCGGTTATGAGACCTGGAATGAATGACGTCGAGGTTTTTACTGTTCGCCCTGAAACCAGGTCTGTTCGATGA
- the LOC116012940 gene encoding F-box protein At5g07610-like has product MKLRIKITKSAKQTASAERVSSLDDLLLEILLRLPIRSLIRFKCVSKRWLSLITNPRFSILRNPNPNPAVGLFLRCQVFGTKPDYDYIHLGTHSHTNPPFKKLRFTYEPSGIYILQSCNGLLLCRSFLASQSKRKYYVYNPTTKHFSTLPKTCLVTKTSNAVHEMSPAFNPRQSALYKVVCVSKIIRGMSLAFDPASSPHYKVVCIRDSESARDHYEIEVFPSETGHWRAVGDPFLSNVCFRNSVYWNGTIHWISTWEFTILSFNVYQETRGTMPAPAPPPREGGRVGYFGESCGHLHLVAVYEPPGDRFDVHEMKSDCSEWFVKYRVDAKQVFAALPEMRSDWDDFYAFSIFCLVRGKTGQDNDSFLVLQTPGKAIRFNLVDGSFDKICDLEDSQEHGSLRNLEHAFQYVESLCCV; this is encoded by the coding sequence ATGAAGCTCAGAATCAAGATAACCAAATCAGCCAAGCAAACTGCATCGGCTGAACGAGTTTCCTCCCTAGATGACCTCTTACTCGAGATATTGCTACGTCTACCTATCAGATCTCTCATTCGTTTCAAGTGTGTATCTAAACGCTGGCTCTCTCTTATAACCAACCCGAGATTTTCTATACTCAGAAACCCCAACCCTAACCCCGCAGTAGGCTTGTTCTTGCGTTGCCAAGTTTTTGGCACCAAACCAGATTATGATTACATCCATTTGGGCACTCATAGCCACACAAATCCTCCATTCAAGAAGCTTAGATTCACTTATGAGCCTTCTGGCATTTACATTCTCCAATCCTGCAATGGACTGCTGCTCTGCAGAAGCTTTCTTGCTTCGCAAAGTAAACGCAAGTACTATGTTTACAACCCCACCACAAAACATTTCTCCACTCTCCCAAAAACATGTCTTGTGACTAAAACATCCAATGCTGTCCATGAAATGAGCCCGGCTTTTAACCCTCGACAGTCAGCCCTCTACAAGGTTGTCTGTGTTTCCAAGATCATTCGCGGGATGAGCTTAGCTTTTGACCCTGCAAGCTCGCCTCACTACAAAGTTGTCTGCATTCGTGACTCTGAGTCTGCTCGTGACCATTATGAGATCGAGGTTTTTCCATCAGAAACCGGGCACTGGAGAGCAGTGGGTGATCCATTCCTCTCCAATGTCTGTTTCAGAAACAGCGTGTACTGGAATGGCACGATACATTGGATTAGTACTTGGGAATTTACCATTTTGTCTTTTAACGTTTATCAGGAAACGAGGGGAACAATGCCTGCTCCTGCTCCACCTCCTCGCGAAGGGGGACGTGTTGGTTACTTCGGGGAGTCGTGTGGACACTTGCATCTCGTTGCGGTTTATGAGCCCCCGGGGGACAGATTTGATGTGCATGAGATGAAGAGTGACTGCTCTGAGTGGTTTGTGAAGTACAGAGTTGATGCTAAACAGGTTTTTGCTGCACTTCCTGAGATGAGATCAGACTGGGATGATTTTTATGCATTCTCCATTTTTTGTCTGGTACGAGGTAAGACAGGACAGGATAATGATTCTTTCCTCGTACTGCAAACCCCAGGGAAGGCCATCAGGTTCAATCTTGTGGATGGGAGTTTTGACAAGATTTGCGATTTGGAGGATTCCCAGGAACATGGCTCTTTAAGAAACCTTGAACATGCTTTCCAATATGTTGAGTCTCTTTGTTGTGTTTGA
- the LOC116013713 gene encoding hexose carrier protein HEX6-like: MAVGMSITNEPGNYNGRMTPFVVLSCMMAAMGGLIFGYDIGISGGVTSMEPFLKRFFHDVYTKMKEDSAEVSNYCKFDSQLLTLFTSSLYVSGLFASLLASSVTRACGRTPSILIGGVAFLAGAALGGAAINVYMLILARVLLGIGIGFANQAVPLYLSEMAPAKYRGGINISFQMCVGSGVLIANLINYGTEKIREGWGWRISLGLAAVPAAMLTLGGIFLPETANSLIQRCNDHDRAKRRLQRVRGTDDVQAELDDLVAASEASRTIKRPFKNILQRRYRPQLVMSIAIPFFQQVTGINVIASYAPVLFRTIGLGESASLMSAVVTGAVGLFTTFVSMLIVDKLGRRRVLIIGGILMFLTQMTVGGVMAAKLGNHGGLTKGWAISVLLLICIYDAGFGFSWGPLGWLIPSEIFPLEIRSAGQSITVAVNFFFTFLVGQTFLAMLCHFKYGIFFFYGGWVAVMTTFAYFLLPETKNMPIEKMDIVWRDHWFWKKFAEVKYYDEEYNI, from the exons ATGGCAGTGGGAATGTCCATAACAAATGAACCTGGGAACTATAATGGCAGGATGACACCATTCGTCGTGCTGTCTTGTATGATGGCTGCCATGGGAGGTCTTATCTTTGGCTATGATATTGGGATTTCAG GAGGTGTGACCTCAATGGAACCATTTCTGAAAAGGTTCTTCCATGATGTGTATACTAAGATGAAGGAAGACAGTGCAGAAGTTAGCAACTACTGCAAATTTGACAGTCAGCTGTTAACATTGTTCACATCTTCATTGTATGTGTCTGGTCTGTTTGCTTCCTTGTTGGCTTCATCTGTGACCCGAGCCTGTGGGCGAACGCCCTCGATTCTTATAGGAGGAGTGGCCTTCCTAGCCGGAGCAGCCCTTGGCGGGGCAGCCATTAATGTTTACATGCTGATTTTGGCCAGGGTTTTGCTTGGCATTGGGATTGGCTTTGCCAATCAGGCAGTGCCATTGTATCTGTCAGAAATGGCGCCCGCAAAGTACAGAGGAGGAATCAACATTAGCTTTCAAATGTGTGTAGGCAGTGGGGTGCTAATTGCAAACCTGATAAACTATGGGACTGAGAAGATCAGAGAGGGATGGGGGTGGAGAATCTCTCTGGGATTGGCTGCTGTTCCAGCAGCAATGCTAACGCTGGGCGGGATTTTTCTGCCCGAAACAGCCAACAGTCTGATTCAGCGTTGCAATGATCATGACAGAGCGAAGAGGAGGCTGCAGAGAGTTCGCGGGACTGATGATGTGCAGGCCGAGCTGGACGATCTCGTTGCTGCTAGCGAGGCTTCAAGAACCATCAAACGCCCTTTCAAGAACATCTTGCAGAGAAGGTACAGGCCTCAATTGGTGATGTCGATCGCCATCCCATTCTTCCAGCAGGTCACGGGAATCAACGTGATAGCTTCGTATGCCCCAGTCCTTTTCAGGACAATTGGATTAGGCGAAAGTGCGTCACTCATGTCAGCTGTTGTAACCGGGGCAGTAGGCCTATTCACAACTTTCGTTTCAATGCTGATCGTCGATAAACTAGGTAGACGACGGGTGTTAATCATAGGAGGAATACTAATGTTTCTCACCCAAATGACAGTAGGGGGAGTGATGGCTGCTAAGTTAGGGAACCATGGAGGACTAACCAAAGGTTGGGCAATTTCAGTTTTGTTACTAATTTGCATTTATGATGCCGGTTTTGGGTTTTCGTGGGGGCCTTTGGGGTGGCTGATTCCAAGTGAAATCTTTCCACTGGAAATCAGATCAGCAGGGCAAAGCATCACAGTAGCAGTGAACTTTTTCTTCACCTTTTTGGTTGGCCAAACCTTTTTGGCAATGCTTTGCCACTTCAAGTATGGGATTTTCTTCTTCTATGGAGGGTGGGTTGCTGTTATGACAACCTTCGCGTACTTCTTGTTGCCGGAGACCAAAAATATGCCAATTGAGAAAATGGATATAGTTTGGAGAGATCACTGGTTTTGGAAGAAATTTGCAGAAGTTAAGTACTATGATgaggaatataatatatga
- the LOC116014297 gene encoding putative kinase-like protein TMKL1, producing MEHKHLVILIIGLTSFCVAALVVYMWCCCRKRGGEDVPRDLEGGFEVKERDGVVGKEILMRFEGGEDLTVLDILDAPGEVIGKSGYGTLYRAALLRSNRPALLRFFRPPCTLSLKEVVPIIEVLGSIRHPNLVPLYAFYAGPRGEKLLVHSFYRRGNLAQFIRDGVGEVHKWPIICRISMGIARGLDYLHTAFEIPIVHGNLKSKNILLDGHFRPRVSDFGLHLLLTPTAGQEMLETAAVQGYKVPELIKMKDASEESDIYSLGVILLELLTGKEPMDEYTFPAKDTLLPNVVKTAIIEDRITDLFHPIVLGQSNGKKEAVEDHILELLRLAMVCCSPSPSLRPTVKEVLTRLEEIER from the exons ATGGAGCACAAGCATTTGGTGATTCTAATCATAGGACTGACCTCTTTTTGTGTTGCAGCTTTGGTGGTTTACATGTGGTGTTGCTGTAGAAAGAGGGGAGGTGAGGATGTTCCAAGGGATTTAGAAGGTGGTTTTGAGGTTAAGGAAAGAGATGGGGTGGTGGGTAAGGAGATTTTGATGAGGTTTGAGGGTGGGGAAGATCTGACAGTGCTTGATATCCTTGATGCTCCTGGGGAGGTGATAGGGAAATCTGGGTATGGGACTTTGTATAGGGCTGCTTTGCTGAGGTCTAATAGGCCTGCACTGTTGAGATTCTTCAGGCCACCTTGCACTTTGAGCCTGAAAGAAGTGGTGCCAATCATTGAGGTTCTGGGGTCAATTAGGCATCCCAATTTGGTACCTTTGTATGCATTCTATGCAGGGCCCAGAGGGGAGAAGCTGCTGGTTCATTCCTTTTACCGCAGAGGCAATCTGGCTCAATTTATTAGAG ATGGTGTTGGCGAGGTTCACAAATGGCCCATCATATGTAGGATCTCCATGGGGATTGCTCGAGGTTTAGATTATCTTCATACCGCCTTTGAGATCCCCATAGTCCATGGAAACCTGAAGTCGAAGAACATACTTTTGGATGGTCATTTTCGACCACGTGTCTCAGATTTTGGTCTCCACCTCCTTTTGACTCCAACGGCTGGACAGGAGATGCTTGAAACCGCTGCAGTTCAGGGATACAAGGTCCCGGAATTGATTAAGATGAAAGATGCTAGTGAAGAAAGTGATATTTACAGCCTCGGGGTAATCTTGTTAGAATTGCTTACGGGGAAGGAACCGATGGATGAGTACACGTTCCCTGCTAAAGACACTCTTTTGCCGAATGTGGTCAAGACTGCCATCATTGAGGATCGGATTACAGACTTGTTTCATCCGATCGTTCTTGGCCAAAGCAATGGTAAAAAAGAAGCGGTTGAAGATCATATTCTTGAATTGCTTCGACTTGCAATGGTTTGCTGTTCCCCCTCTCCTTCTCTTCGGCCTACCGTTAAGGAGGTCCTCACTAGACTCGAAGAAATCGAAAggtaa
- the LOC116013714 gene encoding hexose carrier protein HEX6-like, whose protein sequence is MDFGLAKVGQGSEYNGRVTCVLVLSCMVAASGGLLFGFDLGISGGVSSMEPFLRKFFPKVYRKMKEDTSTSNYCIFDSQLLTAFTSSLYIAGLIATFFASPITRNFGHRLSILVGGAAYLGGAALGGAAYNVYMLIFGRVLLGVGIGFTNQAIPLYLSEMAPARYRGGFNLAFQFCVALGILFANLINYGTARIKGGWGWRVSLAMAAAPGLVILFGAIFLVETPNFVIHQENDQEKAEKLLQKLRGVVDVKAELSDLIRASEIARTVKHPFSDILGRQYRPQLVMSIAIPMFQQITGINVVTFYAPLLFRTIGLGESASLLSAVVVGLVGAVTILVSSFVVDRLGRRTLFNIGGGLMFVTHMLVGSIMAAKLGDHGGLSKGFGVTILIAVCVYIVGFSLSWGPLGYLVPSEIYPLEIRSAAQSITVGVGFLFIFLVAQSFLAMLCHLRSGIFFFYGGWVAVMTAFVYFLLPETKNVPLEKMGKIWIEHRFWNSVIQGSNKKMTT, encoded by the exons ATGGATTTTGGATTGGCAAAAGTAGGCCAAGGCAGTGAGTATAATGGCAGGGTTACATGTGTTTTGGTGTTATCTTGTATGGTGGCTGCCTCAGGGGGGCTTCTCTTTGGCTTTGATCTTGGAATCTCAg GTGGAGTCTCATCTATGGAGCCATTTCTGAGGAAATTCTTCCCAAAAGTGTACAGAAAGATGAAGGAAGACACCAGCACAAGCAACTACTGCATATTTGACAGCCAACTGCTTACTGCTTTCACTTCCTCACTCTATATTGCAGGCCTAATTGCCACTTTCTTCGCCTCGCCAATCACGAGGAACTTCGGGCACAGACTGTCGATTCTCGTCGGTGGAGCTGCATATCTTGGTGGAGCGGCACTTGGTGGCGCCGCCTACAATGTTTACATGCTGATCTTTGGCCGCGTTTTGCTTGGAGTTGGCATTGGTTTTACTAACCAG GCAATTCCATTATACCTCTCAGAAATGGCACCAGCTAGGTATAGAGGAGGATTCAACCTTGCTTTCCAATTCTGTGTTGCTCTTGGCATTCTGTTTGCCAATTTGATCAACTATGGCACTGCAAGAATAAAAGGAGGGTGGGGATGGAGAGTCTCCTTAGCCATGGCAGCCGCCCCGGGATTAGTTATACTTTTCGGGGCAATCTTCCTTGTAGAGACACCAAACTTTGTAATCCACCAAGAAAATGATCAAGAAAAGGCTGAAAAACTGCTGCAGAAGCTTCGGGGCGTGGTTGATGTCAAAGCAGAACTATCTGATCTTATTAGGGCAAGTGAGATTGCTAGAACTGTCAAACACCCATTCTCAGACATCCTAGGAAGACAGTATAGGCCTCAGCTAGTAATGTCGATCGCGATTCCTATGTTCCAACAAATAACAGGCATAAATGTGGTCACTTTCTATGCACCTTTGTTGTTCAGGACAATTGGCTTAGGTGAAAGTGCATCACTTCTGTCAGCTGTGGTGGTTGGGCTTGTGGGGGCTGTTACAATCTTGGTCTCATCTTTTGTTGTTGACAGGCTTGGGAGGAGAACATTGTTTAACATAGGAGGGGGTCTAATGTTTGTGACTCACATGTTGGTTGGGTCAATCATGGCAGCAAAACTAGGGGACCATGGTGGGTTGAGCAAGGGTTTTGGAGTGACAATTTTGATTGCTGTTTGTGTTTATATTGTGGGGTTTAGTCTATCTTGGGGTCCACTTGGGTACCTTGTTCCAAGTGAAATATACCCTTTGGAGATCAGATCAGCAGCACAAAGTATCACAGTGGGGGTTGGTTTTCTGTTTATCTTTCTTGTGGCTCAAAGTTTCTTGGCCATGTTGTGTCACCTCAGATCTGGGATTTTCTTCTTTTATGGAGGTTGGGTTGCTGTAATGACTGCTTTTGTGTACTTTCTATTGCCAGAGACAAAGAATGTTCCCTTGGAGAAAATGGGTAAGATTTGGATAGAGCATAGGTTTTGGAATAGTGTCATTCAAGGTTCTAACAAGAAGATGACTACTTAA
- the LOC116014295 gene encoding U-box domain-containing protein 35-like, which yields MEGLNALPPSPSLVVAVAINGKSKSKYVVNWALDKFVPEGKILFKLLHVRPVISAVPTPMGNSIPISQVRDDVAAAFVKEIEWQTSQKLLPYKALCTRRKVEVEVQQIESDNIVNAIANEVVNCNIDKVVIGASSRRMFSRRQTLSARISEGVPSFCTVYAISKGKLSSIRPSSSDRTGSVATVEDSETSCSTSISSGHGSRSLTERSDSTASYSQFCSSSLPLQRFQALSNINQTLLHKRSGSVETVASLASTEFYVEPEKRKNNESSKDIINETKHVSTSSIVTDDSSWTNDQASTSDVPRDFSSGEQVNINFELEKLRIELRHIRGMYAMAQTEAVDASRKISDLRKQQLEEEIRLKGILSKEEEARAMAEKEREKYEAARTEADYVKNCAEREASVRKEAEMNAVREAKEKEKLENAFMGRVHHYQEFTWEEIESATSSFSEDLKIGMGAYGTVYKCNLHHTTVAVKVLRSMEAQRTKQFQQELEVLSRIRHPHLLILLGACSDHGCLVYEFMENGSLDDRLFRKNNTPPIPWFDRYRIAWEVASALVFLHNSKPETIVHRDLKPGNILLDRNLVSKIGDVGLSTVIHSGSSMSTLHKDTGPVGTVCYIDPEYTRTGLISPKSDVYALGMVILQLLTAKQAIGLTHIVETAIDIDTLEEILDTEAGKWPLEETKKLTKLALKCTELKRKDRPDLKDHILPILEKLKDVANQAKDLASIAPPPPPNYFMCPILKGVMEDPCVAADGYTYERKAIEIWLNENDTSPMTKLPLPHKNLLPNYTILSAITVWKSGKQ from the exons ATGGAGGGTCTAAACGCGTTGCCCCCTTCGCCCTCTTTGGTTGTTGCAGTAGCTATCAATGGGAAGTCGAAAAGCAAATATGTAGTGAATTGGGCACTGGACAAATTTGTTCCGGAAGGGAAGATTCTCTTCAAGCTGTTACATGTTCGACCTGTGATTTCTGCAGTTCCAACCCCGA TGGGGAATTCGATTCCTATTTCACAAGTACGcgatgatgttgcagctgcTTTTGTAAAAGAAATTGAATGGCAAACTTCTCAAAAACTTCTTCCATACAAGGCATTATGTACTAGGAGAAAG GTTGAGGTTGAGGTTCAACAGATTGAATCAGACAACATTGTAAACGCAATAGCAAACGAGGTTGTGAACTGCAACATCGACAAGGTTGTGATAGGTGCATCCTCTCGTCGCATGTTCTCGAGGCGACAGACCTTGTCTGCTCGAATCTCAGAAGGCGTGCCGAGCTTCTGCACAGTTTACGCCATTTCTAAAGGGAAACTGTCTTCTATTCGCCCGTCTAGCTCTGATAGGACTGGCAGCGTCGCCACAGTTGAAGATAGTGAAACGAGCTGCTCAACTAGTATTTCCTCGGGCCATGGTTCCAGATCGCTAACTG AGCGGTCAGATTCAACTGCTTCATACTCACAGTTCTGCTCTTCTTCGCTCCCACTGCAACGGTTTCAAGCTCTTTCGAATATTAATCAGACTCTTCTGCATAAAAGATCAGGTTCGGTTGAAACAGTTGCCTCTTTAGCCTCCACAGAATTTTACGTGGAACCTGAAAAACGAAAGAACAATGAAAGCTCCAAAGATATTATCAATGAAACTAAGCACGTGTCTACCTCGAGCATCGTGACAGACGATTCTTCGTGGACAAATGACCAAGCTTCCACTTCAGATGTGCCTCGGGATTTTTCATCTGGAGAGCAG GTGAACATAAATTTCGAGCTAGAAAAGTTAAGAATTGAGCTCAGACATATTCGAGGAATGTATGCAATGGCACAAACAGAAGCAGTTGATGCTTCGAGGAAG ATAAGCGATCTTCGAAAACAGCAATTAGAGGAAGAGATTAGGCTCAAGGGGATCCTCTCTAAGGAGGAGGAAGCAAGAGCCATGGCAGAAAAAGAGAGGGAGAAATATGAGGCTGCTAGGACAGAAGCTGATTATGTGAAGAACTGTGCTGAAAGAGAGGCTTCTGTGAGAAAAGAAGCAGAGATGAATGCGGTTCGCGAAGCCAAAGAAAAAGAGAAGCTTGAGAACGCGTTTATGGGGAGAGTTCATCATTACCAGGAGTTTACGTGGGAAGAAATCGAGTCTGCAACATCTTCTTTCTCCGAGGATCTTAAAATCGGGATGGGAGCATATGGAACGGTTTATAAATGCAATCTGCATCATACGACTGTTGCAGTGAAAGTTCTCCGCTCCATGGAAGCTCAGAGAACCAAGCAATTTCAGCAAGAG CTTGAAGTATTGAGCAGAATTCGCCATCCACATTTGCTAATTCTTCTCGGTGCATGCTCTGATCACGGTTGTCTAGTATACGAGTTCATGGAGAACGGGAGCTTGGACGACAGATTGTTCAGGAAAAACAACACTCCTCCGATTCCATGGTTTGACAGATATCGAATAGCCTGGGAAGTGGCATCTGCCCTCGTCTTTCTTCACAACTCAAAACCAGAAACGATTGTCCATCGTGATCTCAAGCCAGGGAACATATTGCTTGACCGTAATCTCGTGAGCAAAATTGGCGATGTTGGGCTGTCAACCGTGATTCATTCAGGCTCTTCAATGTCCACATTACACAAGGACACGGGCCCTGTTGGAACGGTCTGCTATATAGATCCCGAGTATACAAGGACAGGCTTGATCTCTCCAAAGTCCGATGTTTATGCACTCGGAATGGTTATTCTGCAGCTGTTGACAGCAAAACAGGCCATCGGACTAACACACATCGTCGAGACTGCTATTGACATTGATACCCTCGAGGAGATACTTGACACCGAGGCTGGTAAATGGCCACTAGAAGAGACAAAGAAATTGACAAAACTAGCTCTAAAATGCACAGAGCTTAAGCGAAAGGATAGACCTGACCTTAAGGATCATATACTCCCAATTCTCGAGAAACTGAAAGATGTAGCAAATCAAGCTAAGGACTTGGCATCAATCGCCCCGCCTCCTCCACCTAACTACTTCATGTGCCCCATTCTCAAG GGTGTAATGGAGGATCCTTGTGTCGCAGCTGATGGGTATACCTATGAGCGGAAGGCGATAGAAATTTGGCTAAACGAGAACGACACTTCACCAATGACAAAACTACCATTACCTCACAAGAACCTTCTACCAAACTACACAATTCTTTCTGCAATTACAGTGTGGAAGTCTGGTAAGCAATAA
- the LOC116012141 gene encoding acid phosphatase 1-like, translating into MSALRIALFLILFSLSLANENPDAHVFPRPLVIEYPENIEPRFDDEVRLKCASWRFAGEANNLNPWKTIPEECAGYVKDYMTGKGYESDLLRASEEAGVYAQNVELGGDGKDVWVFDVDETLISNLPYYYEHGFGLEVFDSVEFDKWVEKGVAPAIKSSLKLYQDIKRLGFKAFLLTGRSDRHREVTVENLKNAGFQDWDKLVLRLPEDHVKSATTYKSEKRSQMVEEGFRIVGNFGDQWSDLLGSSMSQRSFKLPNPMYFIP; encoded by the exons ATGAGTGCTTTGAGAATTGCCCTTTTCTTGATTCTGTTTTCCTTGTCTTTGGCAAATGAAAATCCGGATGCCCATGTTTTTCCGAGGCCTCTGGTGATTGAATACCCGGAGAATATTGAGCCCCGATTTGACGATGAGGTTCGATTGAAGTGTGCGAGTTGGAGGTTTGCCGGGGAGGCTAATAATTTGAACCCTTGGAAGACCATCCCGGAGGAATGCGCTGGGTATGTGAAGGATTACATGACCGGAAAGGGCTACGAAAGCGATCTTCTGAGAGCCTCAGAGGAGGCTGGAGTTTATGCACAGAATGTGGAATTGGGAGGGGATGGAAAAGATGTGTGGGTGTTTGATGTGGATGAGACTCTGATTTCAAATCTCCCTTATTACTATGAGCATGGTTTTGG GTTGGAGGTCTTTGATAGTGTGGAATTCGATAAATGGGTTGAGAAGGGGGTAGCTCCAGCAATAAAGTCAAGTTTGAAGCTTTATCAGGATATTAAAAGATTGGGGTTCAAAGCTTTCTTGCTGACAGGGCGAAGCGACAGACACAGAGAAGTTACAGTGGAGAATTTGAAGAATGCTGGATTCCAGGACTGGGATAAGCTCGTTCTGAG GCTACCGGAGGACCATGTTAAATCTGCAACGACCTATAAATCTGAGAAACGGAGTCAGATGGTGGAAGAAGGTTTCAGGATCGTGGGCAACTTTGGCGACCAATGGAGTGATCTTCTAGGTTCATCGATGTCTCAACGGTCTTTTAAACTTCCAAATCCCATGTATTTCATCCCCTAA